The following coding sequences are from one Anopheles bellator chromosome X, idAnoBellAS_SP24_06.2, whole genome shotgun sequence window:
- the LOC131214040 gene encoding run domain Beclin-1-interacting and cysteine-rich domain-containing protein-like isoform X2, with product MSNLYHRGRNRFEERSYSSGSLPITERSVTNNKSQSFPDLADSASLTAEKIGQSNKPSIPYFNYYDFNSLPSSSTSTAAPMLSSVVPTEYGEYRVTPTLKTKTAIGFLDDFTPQKGQKLLKNSNMFDGACSLWPDSSLERLPSEHGRMQMLKSVYFSRNNYDLDKENAHFKFAEALISTFELLKWKKCVNCTSKDSLYSTNWDSNLESSSTVYKNSNEDIVSEENFDAVEARENECDIKTYSAEEIAMGLLNKFQDKQLPFACDFMWMVCEKDVPQNNLPMPSGNIIDPDEMHILDVGTLFRGTHEWAPPRPQVIFTYKPPSLDRRAQMKMQGNRCEGCGIKVNQAYINRYRYCHYTGKYNCSSCHKNQMAIIPARVIQRWDFTILPVSVFAYRILCDIWNTPLYRVNHLCPELYNNVKHLRSARQIRVNLKYVKDFIMICRHAASIHCVFQEVPDYFTSDVDMYGMADFLAVKNALHGTRVCL from the exons ATGAGCAATTTATACCACCGAGGCCGAAACCGTTTCGAGGAAAGATCATACAGTTCAGGCAGTTTGCCCATCACTGAGAGATCTGTTACAAATAACAAGTCACAAAGTTTTCCCGATTTGGCAGATTCAGCATCACTAACAGCAGAGAAGATAGGCCAGAGCAACAAACCTAGCATTCCGTACTTTAACTATTATGACTTTAACAGTTTACCGTCATCGTCTACCTCAACTGCAGCGCCAATGCTGTCCTCTGTTGTTCCGACAGAGTATGGCGAATATCGAGTAACACCAACACTTAAAACGAAGACGGCGATAGGTTTCTTGGACGATTTCACCCCACAAAAGGGacaaaaacttttaaaaaacTCTAATATGTTTGATGGGGCGTGCAGTCTTTGGCCTGACTCATCGCTGGAACGCTTGCCTTCCGAGCATGGACGCATGCAGATGCTAAAGTCTGTTTACTTTTCCCGAAATAATTATGACTTGGATAAAGAAAACGCTCACTTCAAATTTGCCGAGGCTCTGATATCAACATTCGAAttattgaaatggaaaaaatgtgtGAACTGCACGTCTAAGGACTCTCTGTATTCTACGAACTGGGATTCGAATCTTGAAAGCAGTTCAACAGTGtacaaaaattcaaatgaagACATTGTTTCTGAAGAAAATTTTGATGCTGTCGAAGCAAGAGAAAATGAATGTGATATAAAGACCTACTCTGCCGAAGAAATTGCAATGGGCCTTCTGAATAAATTTCAAGATAAACAATTGCCATTTGCATGCGATTTCATGTGGATGGTTTGCGAAAAAGATGTACCTCAAAACAATCTTCCGATGCCAAGCGGGAATATAATCGATCCGGATGAAATGCACATACTAGACGTAGGAACCTTATTCAGAGGAACCCATGAATGGGCACCTCCTCGGCCACAAGTCATATTTACTTATAAGCCTCCTTCATTAGA tcGCCGTGCACAAATGAAAATGCAAGGAAACCGTTGCGAAGGATGCGGTATTAAAGTAAATCAAGCGTATATTAACCGGTACAGGTATTGTCATTACACTGGAAAGTACAACTGCTCCAGTTGCCACAAGAATCAGATGGCAATAATTCCAGCTCGAGTAATTCAAAG ATGGGATTTCACGATTCTTCCAGTAAGTGTATTTGCTTATCGGATTCTTTGCGATATTTGGAACACTCCACTGTATCGTGTAAATCATCTGTGCCCAGAGTTGTACAACAATGTCAAACATCTTAGAAGTGCTCGCCAAATACgagtaaatttaaaatatgttaaaGATTTCATAATGATTTGTCGTCATGCAGCAAG CATCCATTGTGTTTTCCAAGAAGTGCCTGACTATTTTACATCCGATGTTGACATGTATGGCATGGCAGATTTTTTGGCTGTAAAAAATG cTCTGCATGGCACGCgggtttgtttgtga
- the LOC131214040 gene encoding run domain Beclin-1-interacting and cysteine-rich domain-containing protein-like isoform X1 yields MSNLYHRGRNRFEERSYSSGSLPITERSVTNNKSQSFPDLADSASLTAEKIGQSNKPSIPYFNYYDFNSLPSSSTSTAAPMLSSVVPTEYGEYRVTPTLKTKTAIGFLDDFTPQKGQKLLKNSNMFDGACSLWPDSSLERLPSEHGRMQMLKSVYFSRNNYDLDKENAHFKFAEALISTFELLKWKKCVNCTSKDSLYSTNWDSNLESSSTVYKNSNEDIVSEENFDAVEARENECDIKTYSAEEIAMGLLNKFQDKQLPFACDFMWMVCEKDVPQNNLPMPSGNIIDPDEMHILDVGTLFRGTHEWAPPRPQVIFTYKPPSLDRRAQMKMQGNRCEGCGIKVNQAYINRYRYCHYTGKYNCSSCHKNQMAIIPARVIQRWDFTILPVSVFAYRILCDIWNTPLYRVNHLCPELYNNVKHLRSARQIRVNLKYVKDFIMICRHAASIHCVFQEVPDYFTSDVDMYGMADFLAVKNGELSRVLVSLVSRCEKHILNCELCMARGFVCEKCIDKNADDVGLSSKNILLPWQSNVYRCDKCGTCYHNTCWKKEKNCKKCHRISMRASLTEIKIHS; encoded by the exons ATGAGCAATTTATACCACCGAGGCCGAAACCGTTTCGAGGAAAGATCATACAGTTCAGGCAGTTTGCCCATCACTGAGAGATCTGTTACAAATAACAAGTCACAAAGTTTTCCCGATTTGGCAGATTCAGCATCACTAACAGCAGAGAAGATAGGCCAGAGCAACAAACCTAGCATTCCGTACTTTAACTATTATGACTTTAACAGTTTACCGTCATCGTCTACCTCAACTGCAGCGCCAATGCTGTCCTCTGTTGTTCCGACAGAGTATGGCGAATATCGAGTAACACCAACACTTAAAACGAAGACGGCGATAGGTTTCTTGGACGATTTCACCCCACAAAAGGGacaaaaacttttaaaaaacTCTAATATGTTTGATGGGGCGTGCAGTCTTTGGCCTGACTCATCGCTGGAACGCTTGCCTTCCGAGCATGGACGCATGCAGATGCTAAAGTCTGTTTACTTTTCCCGAAATAATTATGACTTGGATAAAGAAAACGCTCACTTCAAATTTGCCGAGGCTCTGATATCAACATTCGAAttattgaaatggaaaaaatgtgtGAACTGCACGTCTAAGGACTCTCTGTATTCTACGAACTGGGATTCGAATCTTGAAAGCAGTTCAACAGTGtacaaaaattcaaatgaagACATTGTTTCTGAAGAAAATTTTGATGCTGTCGAAGCAAGAGAAAATGAATGTGATATAAAGACCTACTCTGCCGAAGAAATTGCAATGGGCCTTCTGAATAAATTTCAAGATAAACAATTGCCATTTGCATGCGATTTCATGTGGATGGTTTGCGAAAAAGATGTACCTCAAAACAATCTTCCGATGCCAAGCGGGAATATAATCGATCCGGATGAAATGCACATACTAGACGTAGGAACCTTATTCAGAGGAACCCATGAATGGGCACCTCCTCGGCCACAAGTCATATTTACTTATAAGCCTCCTTCATTAGA tcGCCGTGCACAAATGAAAATGCAAGGAAACCGTTGCGAAGGATGCGGTATTAAAGTAAATCAAGCGTATATTAACCGGTACAGGTATTGTCATTACACTGGAAAGTACAACTGCTCCAGTTGCCACAAGAATCAGATGGCAATAATTCCAGCTCGAGTAATTCAAAG ATGGGATTTCACGATTCTTCCAGTAAGTGTATTTGCTTATCGGATTCTTTGCGATATTTGGAACACTCCACTGTATCGTGTAAATCATCTGTGCCCAGAGTTGTACAACAATGTCAAACATCTTAGAAGTGCTCGCCAAATACgagtaaatttaaaatatgttaaaGATTTCATAATGATTTGTCGTCATGCAGCAAG CATCCATTGTGTTTTCCAAGAAGTGCCTGACTATTTTACATCCGATGTTGACATGTATGGCATGGCAGATTTTTTGGCTGTAAAAAATGGTGAGCTATCTCGAGTATTGGTATCACTTGTGTCTCGATgtgaaaaacacattttgaaTTGTGAG cTCTGCATGGCACGCgggtttgtttgtgaaaagtGTATTGATAAAAATGCAGACGATGTTGGATTGAGTAGTAAGAACATACTACTACCTTGGCAATCGAACGTTTATCGTTGTGATAAGTGCGGTACATGTTATCACAACACATGttggaagaaagaaaagaattgTAAAAAATGCCATAGAATCTCAATGAGGGCAAGCCTTACTGAAATTAAAATACACtcgtaa
- the LOC131213831 gene encoding UNC93-like protein MFSD11 isoform X1, with amino-acid sequence MVLQNVVNVFILGCGFMLIFTSFQTLGNIEQTIIDSIKQDVPTFSGDGYTSLAIIYAALSLSNWVTPSTLSAIGPRLAMVIGAITYCLFIACFFFPHVALLYASSVVLGAGAALIWTGQGMYLSQCSNNETISRNSGVFWALLQMSMFFGNLLVFFTFQGKTHIDEETRTIVFSVLIVVGILGTIMLACLRHPATDHNAPIELTQVVRPKEAFINAIRLFKTKRMMLLCITFVYTGLSLSFFSGVYGSSIGFTNAIGTSAKQLVGLNGVFIGIGEVLGGVAFGLLGSKITSRYGRDPVVIVGVVIHLVSYFLIYINLPNVAPFGNTDEVSYIKPPNSIVAMLCSFLLGCGDACFNTQCYSMLGGVFNKQPAEAFSIFKFTQSVAAAASFIYSLHFGLHVQLLILVIVGIVGTVSFCLVEFSVKKHQAEIETNREK; translated from the exons CAAACGATAATAGATAGTATTAAGCAAGATGTACCTACATTTTCCGGCGATGGATACACAAGCCTAGCCATTATCTATGCTGCACTTTCTTTATCAAACTGGGTCACTCCGTCAACACTCTCAGCAATCGGACCACGATTAGCTATGGTCATCGGCGCTATCACTTACTG TCTCTTCATAGCGTGTTTCTTCTTTCCTCATGTCGCGCTTCTTTACGCGTCAAGCGTTGTTCTTGGCGCCGGAGCAGCTCTCATATGGACCGGTCAAGGCATGTACCTATCACAATGCAGCAATAACGAAACAATATCTAGGAATTCGGGAGTTTTTTGGGCGCTGCTTCAAATGAG CATGTTTTTCGGAAATTTGCTGGTGTTTTTTACATTCCAGGGAAAAACGCACATTGACGAGGAAACACGTACTATCgttttttcggtgttgatTGTTGTAGGCATCTTAGGAACGATTATGCTTGCGTGCCTCCGGCATCCTGCAACTGATCATAACGCTCCAATTGAGCTCACACAAGTCGTTCGGCCAAAAGAAGCTTTTATAAATGCGATAAGACTATTCAAGACGAAGAGAATGATGCTGCTCTGCATCACCTTCGTCTACACAg GTCTTTCCTTGTCATTCTTCAGTGGCGTCTATGGATCAAGCATTGGTTTCACAAATGCTATTGGAACATCGGCAAAACAGCTTGTTGGCTTAAATGGTGTATTTATTGGAATTGGCGAAGTCCTTGGCGGTGTTGCGTTTGGCTTGCTTGGTTCAAAGATAACGTCCCGGTACGGCCGAGATCCTGTGGTTATAGTCGGCGTAGTGATACATTTGGTATCTTACTTCCTGATATATATCAATCTTCCTAACGTCGCTCCATTTGGCAACACCGACGAAGTATCCTACATTAAACCACCGAATAGCATTGTTGCAATGTTATGTTCATTTCTGCTAGGATGTGGCGATGCCTGCTTTAATACACAATGCTATTCAATGCTGGGCGGTGTATTTAATAAGCAACCTGCGGAAGCTTTCtcgatttttaaatttacacAG tcggttgctgctgctgctagtttTATATATTCATTGCATTTTGGGCTGCATGTTCAACTTCTTATTTTGGTTATTGTGGGTATAGTTGGTACCGTATCGTTTTGTCTAGTGGAGTTTTCTGTAAAGAAGCATCAAGcagaaattgaaacaaatcgCGAAAAATAG